The sequence GGTGGGATCAGCGCTCGGTGCGGCGGGGGCGCCAGACGACGAGCGCCGTCGAGGTGCGGTTGGTGGGTACGAGGTCGCCGCGCGGGAAGCCACCCAGCGACTCCAGCTCGGCGATCCGCCGGTACGCGGCGTCCAGCTCCGCCTCCAGCCGGGCCACCCGCTGCTGGGCCTCCTCCAGCAGCCGTTCCAGCCCGATGATCCGCTTGACCCCGGCCAGGTTGATCCCGTCGTCCTGGCTGAGTCGCTGCACCTCACGGAGCAGCACCACGTCGCGGACGCTGTACCGGCGGCCGCCGCCGGACGCCCGGCCGGCCTGCACCAGGCCCAGCCGGTCGTACTGGCGCAGGGTCTGCGGGTGCATCCCCGCCATCCGCGCCGCTACCGAGATCATCAGGACCTTGGCCTCGTAGGCCGGGTCACCCGAGTTGACGAGCTCCTCCGACATCCCCGCTCACCTCCGCCGCCTTTTCACCGGGTCAACTGAACCGACGCACCCGCGCGTCGAGATGTTCCCGCGCCGCGGGTGGGGTCTGCTCCGCGAACGCCTCCAGCGCCGCGCGCGCCTCGTCCGACACCTTCGCGGGGACCACCACGTCGAGGGTGACCAGCAGGTCACCGGCACGGCCGTCCTTGCGTACGACGCCCTTGCCCCGGGCGCGCAGCACCCGACCGCTCGGCGTACCCGGGGGCACCCGGAGGGTCACCATGCCGTCCAGGGTCGGCACCCGCAGGTCGGTGCCGAGCACCGCCTCGGCGAAGGTGATCGGCACGGTCAGGGTCAGATCGTCACCGGCGCGCCCGAACACCTCGTCCGGGCGGACCTTCACGTGGACGAACAGGTCGCCCGCCGGTCCACCCCGCTCGCCGGGCTCGCCCCGGCCGGCCAGCCGGATGCGCTGCCCGTCGGCCACCCCGGCGGGGAAGCGGACGTTCAGGGTACGGCTCTTGGTGACCCCGCCCGTGCCGTGACACTCCGGGCACTTCTCCTCGATGATCGTGCCGACGCCCTGACAGTTGCGGCACGGCTCGGAGAAACTGAACGACCCCTGGTTGCGGGTGGTCACCCCGGCACCGTGGCAGATCGGGCAGGTCTTCGGCTGGGTACCGGGCTTCGCGCCGCTGCCGTGGCAGGTGTCGCAGACCCCGGGCGCGCGCAGCGTCAGCGGCAGCGTGACCCCGCGTACCGCGTCCTCGAAGTCGAGCGCCACCTCGGCCTCGACGTCCCGGCCGCGCGCCGGACCGCGGGCTCGGGCCGCACCGCCGGGGGCGCCGCCGCCGGTGAAGATCGAGCTGAACAGGTCGCCCAGCCCACCGCCACCGAACCGGGCCTCGCCGCCGGCCGCCCCGCCGAACAGGTCGGAGACGTCGAACGGCATGCCACCCGGCTGACCGCCGCCGCGGGCGTTGCGGCGGAACGCGCCCGAGCCGAAGAGGGAGCGCATCTCGTCGTACTCGCGGCGCTTCTTCTCGTCGCCGAGCACCGCGTACGCCTCGGAGACGGCCTTGAACCGTTCCTCGGCCTTCGGGTCACCGGGGTTGTGGTCCGGGTGCGACTCCCGGGCCAGCTTCCGGTACGACTTCTTGATCTCTTCGGAGGAGGCGGACTTCTCCACGCCGAGCACGGCGTAGTAGTCCTTCTCGATCCAGTCCTTCGAACTCACCCGTCCACCCCCTTCCACGGGACGTACCCCGGTCGTCCCGCCCGCCCGGTGCGGGCGGGCGGGACGGCACGGGTCGGCACTACTCCGGGTCGGCGACCGCGACCATGGCCGGCCGCAGCAGCCGCTCGCCGAGCTGGTAACCCCGGCGCATGACCTGCACGCAGGTCGGTTCGGTGACGTCGGCGGAGGTCTGGTGGGCCACCGCCTCGTGCACGGTCGGGTCGAACGGGTCGCCCTGCTCGCCGAACGCGGTCAGGCCGAACTTGCCCAGCGTGGCGACGAGCTGCTCGGCCACCGAGCCGAACCCGCCCACCAGGTCGCCGTGCTCGCGGGCCCGGTCCAGGTCGTCGAGGATCGGCAGCAGCGCGGTGAGCACGCTGCCGGTCGCCTGCTCCTGGACCAGGGCACGGTCGCGGTCGACCCGCTTGCGGTAGTTGGCGTACTCCGCCGTCACCC comes from Micromonospora viridifaciens and encodes:
- a CDS encoding heat shock protein transcriptional repressor HspR, producing the protein MSEELVNSGDPAYEAKVLMISVAARMAGMHPQTLRQYDRLGLVQAGRASGGGRRYSVRDVVLLREVQRLSQDDGINLAGVKRIIGLERLLEEAQQRVARLEAELDAAYRRIAELESLGGFPRGDLVPTNRTSTALVVWRPRRTER
- the dnaJ gene encoding molecular chaperone DnaJ, producing MSSKDWIEKDYYAVLGVEKSASSEEIKKSYRKLARESHPDHNPGDPKAEERFKAVSEAYAVLGDEKKRREYDEMRSLFGSGAFRRNARGGGQPGGMPFDVSDLFGGAAGGEARFGGGGLGDLFSSIFTGGGAPGGAARARGPARGRDVEAEVALDFEDAVRGVTLPLTLRAPGVCDTCHGSGAKPGTQPKTCPICHGAGVTTRNQGSFSFSEPCRNCQGVGTIIEEKCPECHGTGGVTKSRTLNVRFPAGVADGQRIRLAGRGEPGERGGPAGDLFVHVKVRPDEVFGRAGDDLTLTVPITFAEAVLGTDLRVPTLDGMVTLRVPPGTPSGRVLRARGKGVVRKDGRAGDLLVTLDVVVPAKVSDEARAALEAFAEQTPPAAREHLDARVRRFS